A segment of the Xenorhabdus bovienii SS-2004 genome:
TCATGGCGATTTTCTCCTGGTTCGCCGTTCCTGATCGCTACCGCCATCGTGTCCTTTACTGGGGCATTATCGGTGCAATCGTCTTCCGTGGCATCTTTGTCGCTATCGGGACAAGCCTGCTGACGCTCGGCCCTTGGGTCGAAATGGTTTTTGCCGTTATCGTGGGCTGGACTGCGGTTATGATGCTGAAAAGCGGTGATGACGGTGATGAAATCGAGGATTATTCACAGCACCTTGCCTACCGTCTGATAAAACGCTTTTTCCCTATCTGGCCCAAACTGCGCGGCCACGCTTTCATGTTGAATCAAAAGGAAGTGAATGCCGAACTCACCAAACCGGAAAACGCAGATGTAAAAGTGGGTCGTACGGGCAAAGCGGCGCTTTACGCCACACCACTGATGTTATGTCTGGCGGTAGTGGAACTGTCCGATGTGATGTTTGCCTTTGACTCTGTACCTGCGGTTATTGCTGTCAGTCGGGAACCTTTAATCGTTTACAGTGCCATGATGTTTGCTATCTTAGGCCTGCGTACACTTTACTTCGTGCTTGAAGCACTGAAAAAGTATCTGGTTCACTTGGAAAAAGCGGTTATCGTCCTGCTGTTCTTTATTGCCATCAAACTCGGCCTGAACGCATCTGAACATATGTTCCACCACGGTTATTCAATTTCGGCGACAACCAGCTTGTTCGTGGTGATTGGAGTACTGACTGTCGGTATTATTGTCAGCCTGCTGTTTCCCCAAAAAGAAGAAAATGAAAGTTAAATCCTGCAATTAAAATTAATACGATCAATCAATATACCCAAATAGATTTCAAGCTGCCGCCCACAAAGCAGCAACTTAAAAAATAAGGGTATGCGACTTAATAAGTGAGGAAATAATAATGGGTGTATCTCTTTCTAAAGGCGGTAACGTTTCTCTGAGCAAAGAAGCGCCAACAATGAAAAATGTTCTGATCGGTCTTGGCTGGGATGCCCGTGCCACCGATGGACAAGATTTTGACCTTGATGCTTCTGCATTTCTGCTGTCAGCAAACGGCAAAGTACGTGGTGATGCCGATTTCATTTTCTACAATAACCTGAAATCTGCTGATGGTTCCATCATGCACACTGGCGACAACCGTACCGGTGAGGGAGATGGCGATGATGAATCACTGAAAATCAAACTGGATCAGGTTCCGGCCGATGTGGAAAAAGTGGTGTTTGTTGTGACTATCCATGACGCACAAACCCGTCATCAGAGCTTCGGACAAGTTTCCGGTGCCTTCATCCGATTGGTTAACGATGATACTCAGGTTGAAGTTGCCCGCTACGACCTGACTGAAGATGCTTCAACGGAAACGGCCATGCTGTTCGGTGAACTGTATCGCCACAATACAGAGTGGAAATTCCGTGCAGTTGGTCAAGGTTATGCGGGTGGTCTGGCATCTGTTTGCGCTCAGTACGGCATTAACGCTTCCTGATCATTCAGCTATCACTTAATTCATGATCGGGCAGGTGTGCCTGCCCGATACTTTAAAATACTATTTGGAGAGTAAAAATGGGTGTATCTCTGGTTAAAGGCGGCAATGTATCACTGACAAAAGAAGCCCCTGCGATGAATATTGCGCTGGTGGGTCTTGGCTGGGATATGCGTGCCACTGACGGAGCGGCATTCGATCTTGATGCCTCAGTTTTCATGGTTGGGGAAGATGGCAAAGTTCTGTCAGACGGCCACTTTGTCTTCTTCAACAATAAAGTCAGCCCTTGTGGCTCAGTCAACCATCAAGGGGATAACCGTACGGGTGAAGGCGCCGGCGATGACGAACAGATTAAAATCGATCTGGCGAAAGTGCCTGCTGACGTGAAAAAAATGGTGTTTGCAGTCACTATTTATGACGCAGACAACAACAAACAGAATTTCGGTATGGTAAGCAACAGCTTTATCCGCGTAGTCAACAACGACAACGATCAGGAAATTGCCCGTTTCGACCTGTCTGAAGATGCGTCAACGGAAACAGCCATGATTTTCGGTGAACTGTATCGCCACAATACAGAGTGGAAATTCAAAGCCGTAGGCCAGGGTTTTGCCGGAGGCCTCTCTGCCCTTGCTATTCAGCACGGCATAACCATTTAATGTAGTTCCACTATGATTAAAAAACCCTGCTTGGTAATATCGGCGGGGTTTTTTAGCAAGTTATTACTGATAAACATGATTATTCAAAGGCAATGTTCAGGACAACTCTGAACCAGAAAATTCATCGGCAGTTAACAGCTTGGTACTAAATATCACCCTTCTTCTCTTCCCTCTTGCTCTCCAAATTCCATCAAAGCGACCTGCGTTACTCGCGGTATATATGACTGTATGACGAATATTGCGATGGCCTAAATAATCTTGAATCAATCGTGTATCGACACCATTATCTGCTAGTGCATAACCACACGAATGACGCAACATGTGAGGATTCGCGCAAATCGCAATTTCTGCCTTGATACTTGTATTTCTAATAATTTTATAGAATTGCTGACGTGATAACGGCTCCCCGGTTCGGGAAATAAAAAGCCATTCACTCTTACCAAATTTTTCAAGTTTCTTTCTAATTGTCATCCATTTACGTATTAGTTGAATTTCTCTGGCAATCATGGGATGGATAGTAGAAAAGCCATTTTTCAAACGGTTAACACTCAAACTACGGTCACGTAGATCCACATCAGACATTCGAAGCCTCAAAAGCTCAGAAACTCGAAAACCGTGAATGAAACCCATAAAAAACATGCAGATATTACGCTCTGCATTTGGCCCTTTTTCCAATTCAGCTAATAGCTGTTCAATTTCAGAATGGGTTAAATATTTACGTTTTAGCATTATATATTATTCTTTTTGATAGGTAGTTAATTATTTTTCTTATAAATTAAAGCATTCATAAAACAACACATTTCAGTTAAAAGAATCATTTTAAATAATAATTTCCTTTGTGAAATATATTCATAAAGTATAATTATCAACATAAGCACCAATAATAAATAGTCAACCGAGTAATTATTTTTATATAAATAAAAAACCATAATAACATTCCCATAATAGAACATATGAAAAATTGATAACAAAATTAAATCTCATACAATTAACTTAATTTTCATTGTCAGATTACAAGGAAAAATATCGAGAAGATATATTCCTATACTTGAATAATGCGATAAATAAAATATACGATCAATAGATTTAAATTATCCATTGATATTCAGAGACTATCAAATCACCCTTTTAAAAATATAAGAATGGTATTTTTCTAATAAAAAAGACATATAAAATCCACAAAATAGGCTCAATACAGAGAAAATGATATTAAAGAAGCTATATTTAATTACATTTATATTACAACTTTATTTCATATATATGACAATATTATTACAGCGAAAAAAATAATAACAGCAGACTACATTTAGCCAGCATTCTGAGTTGTATTTCCAAGACATCAAATAAAGCTATCGCTTTCTGATTATTTATCGTTATCAATCGGTTTTAATCTCGATACGAAATGGGTCATGACTCCAATTTATTGATCGTGATGAATGTTCAGATAATACCCTATAATTCTGCCATGCATTTCTATGGATTTTGAAAAAGACAATGTCTTGCGAGTCAGTCTTGCCAAATGCTGTCGAAGATGGCGCATTAATGTCTTTTTTGTTCTGGGACCAAAAACATGGGCGATCACTTTTCGTCTTATCCTGTCGTCGGCATAAAAAAGCCAACGAGGCGGCTTCTTTGACTTTACGTACGACCATTGTTCATCCCTTTCACAGCAGACAATCACTTCGGTGACGGGTTTAATGGCTTCTTTACCGATTTGGGTTTGAGTTTTTTAAATGACGAATGACCAGAACGTGAGCGCCCGTTGCGATAGATCCCTTTAACTGAACAACAAGAGGGGCAAGTCACATCAATCTTTGCCATTTGAATGTTCTCCAAATAGGCAGACTATACATAATTCAATAAATTGATGTCACGACCTATTTTTGATTTATATATGGATGAAAAGGGAGTATAAGTAAAATAAGATATCTTCCAGACTGAGTAGTGAATACGCCAGGCAAGATTATAAATCAATTA
Coding sequences within it:
- a CDS encoding TerD family protein; the encoded protein is MGVSLSKGGNVSLSKEAPTMKNVLIGLGWDARATDGQDFDLDASAFLLSANGKVRGDADFIFYNNLKSADGSIMHTGDNRTGEGDGDDESLKIKLDQVPADVEKVVFVVTIHDAQTRHQSFGQVSGAFIRLVNDDTQVEVARYDLTEDASTETAMLFGELYRHNTEWKFRAVGQGYAGGLASVCAQYGINAS
- a CDS encoding TerC/Alx family metal homeostasis membrane protein, with protein sequence MVSTHIGFPMETVAVFIILSVGALFIDLFMHRHDKPISLRSAALWSIFWIAIAFVFAGFLFVHHGAETASLFVTGYALEKVLSVDNLFVIMAIFSWFAVPDRYRHRVLYWGIIGAIVFRGIFVAIGTSLLTLGPWVEMVFAVIVGWTAVMMLKSGDDGDEIEDYSQHLAYRLIKRFFPIWPKLRGHAFMLNQKEVNAELTKPENADVKVGRTGKAALYATPLMLCLAVVELSDVMFAFDSVPAVIAVSREPLIVYSAMMFAILGLRTLYFVLEALKKYLVHLEKAVIVLLFFIAIKLGLNASEHMFHHGYSISATTSLFVVIGVLTVGIIVSLLFPQKEENES
- a CDS encoding TerD family protein, whose amino-acid sequence is MGVSLVKGGNVSLTKEAPAMNIALVGLGWDMRATDGAAFDLDASVFMVGEDGKVLSDGHFVFFNNKVSPCGSVNHQGDNRTGEGAGDDEQIKIDLAKVPADVKKMVFAVTIYDADNNKQNFGMVSNSFIRVVNNDNDQEIARFDLSEDASTETAMIFGELYRHNTEWKFKAVGQGFAGGLSALAIQHGITI
- a CDS encoding tyrosine-type DNA invertase, translating into MLKRKYLTHSEIEQLLAELEKGPNAERNICMFFMGFIHGFRVSELLRLRMSDVDLRDRSLSVNRLKNGFSTIHPMIAREIQLIRKWMTIRKKLEKFGKSEWLFISRTGEPLSRQQFYKIIRNTSIKAEIAICANPHMLRHSCGYALADNGVDTRLIQDYLGHRNIRHTVIYTASNAGRFDGIWRARGKRRRVIFSTKLLTADEFSGSELS